A single genomic interval of Pan paniscus chromosome 18, NHGRI_mPanPan1-v2.0_pri, whole genome shotgun sequence harbors:
- the WFIKKN1 gene encoding WAP, Kazal, immunoglobulin, Kunitz and NTR domain-containing protein 1, with amino-acid sequence MPALRPLLPLLLLLRLTSGAGLLPGPGSHPGVCPNQLSPNLWVDAQSTCERECSRDQDCAAAEKCCINVCGLRSCVAARFPGSPAAPTTAASCEGFACPQQGSDCDIWDGQPVCRCRDRCEKEPSFTCASDGLTYYNRCYMDAEACLRGLHLHIVPCKHVLSWPPSSPGPPETTARPTPGAAPVPPALYSSPSPQAVQVGGTASLHCDVSGRPPPAVTWEKQSHQRENLIMRPDQMYGNVVVTSIGQLVLYNARPEDAGLYTCTARNAAGLLRADFPLSVVQREPARDAAPSIPAPAECLPDVQACTGPTSPQLVLWHYDPQRGGCMTFPARGCDGAARGFETYEACQQACARGPGDACVLPAVQGPCRGWEPRWAYSPLLQQCHPFVYGGCEGNGNNFHSRESCEDACPVPRTPPCRACRLRSKLALSLCRSDFAIVGRLTEVLEEPEAAGGIARVALEDVLKDDKMGLKFLGTKYLEVTLSGMDWACPCPNMTAGDGPLVIMGEVRDGVAVLDAGSYVRAASEKRVKKILELLEKQACELLNRFQD; translated from the exons ATGCCCGCCCTACGTCCACTCCTGccgctcctgctcctcctccggCTGACCTCGGGGGCCGGCTTGCTGCCAGGGCCGGGGAGCCACCCGGGCGTGTGCCCCAACCAGCTCAGCCCCAACCTGTGGGTGGACGCCCAGAGCACCTGTGAGCGCGAGTGTAGCAGGGACCAG GACTGTGCGGCTGCTGAGAAGTGCTGCATCAACGTGTGTGGACTGCGCAGCTGCGTGGCAGCACGCTTCCCCGGCAGCCCAGCTGCACCCACGACAGCGGCCTCCTGCGAGGGCTTTGCGTGCCCACAGCAGGGCTCGGACTGCGACATCTGGGACGGGCAGCCCGTGTGCCGCTGCCGCGACCGCTGTGAGAAGGAGCCCAGCTTCACCTGCGCCTCGGACGGCCTCACCTACTACAACCGCTGCTATATGGACGCCGAGGCCTGCCTGCGGGGCCTGCACCTCCACATCGTGCCCTGCAAGCACGTGCTCAGCTGGCCGCCCAGCAGCCCGGGGCCGCCGGAGACCACTGCCCGCCCCACACCTGGGGCCGCGCCCGTGCCTCCTGCCCTGtacagcagcccctccccacaGGCGGTGCAGGTGGGGGGTACGGCCAGCCTCCACTGCGACGTCAGCGGCCGCCCGCCGCCTGCTGTGACCTGGGAGAAGCAGAGTCACCAGCGGGAGAACCTGATCATGCGCCCTGATCAGATGTATGGCAACGTGGTGGTCACCAGCATCGGGCAGCTGGTGCTCTACAACGCGCGGCCCGAAGACGCCGGCCTGTACACCTGCACCGCGCGCAACGCTGCTGGGCTGCTGCGGGCTGacttcccactctctgtggtccAGCGAGAGCCGGCCAGGGACGCAGCCCCCAGCATCCCAGCCCCGGCCGAGTGCCTGCCAGATGTGCAGGCCTGCACGGGCCCCACTTCCCCACAACTTGTCCTCTGGCACTACGACCCGCAGCGGGGCGGCTGCATGACCTTCCCGGCCCGTGGCTGTGATGGGGCGGCCCGCGGCTTTGAGACCTACGAGGCATGCCAGCAGGCCTGTGCCCGCGGCCCCGGCGACGCCTGCGTGCTGCCTGCCGTGCAGGGCCCCTGCCGGGGCTGGGAGCCGCGCTGGGCCTACAGCCCGCTGCTGCAGCAGTGCCATCCCTTCGTGTACGGTGGCTGCGAGGGCAACGGCAACAACTTCCACAGCCGCGAGAGCTGCGAGGATGCCTGCCCCGTGCCGCGCACACCGCCCTGCCGTGCCTGCCGCCTCCGGAGCAAGCTGGCGCTGAGCCTGTGCCGCAGCGACTTCGCCATCGTGGGGCGGCTCACGGAGGTGCTGGAGGAGCCTGAGGCCGCCGGCGGCATCGCCCGCGTGGCGCTCGAGGACGTGCTCAAGGATGACAAGATGGGCCTCAAGTTCTTGGGCACCAAGTACCTGGAGGTGACGCTGAGTGGCATGGACTGGGCCTGCCCCTGCCCCAACATGACGGCGGGCGACGGGCCGCTGGTCATCATGGGTGAGGTGCGCGATGGCGTGGCCGTGCTGGACGCCGGCAGCTACGTCCGCGCCGCCAGCGAGAAGCGCGTCAAGAAGATCTTGGAGCTGCTGGAGAAGCAGGCCTGCGAGCTGCTCAACCGCTTCCAGGACTAG